The Thermus oshimai DSM 12092 genomic interval CCGCTCCATCCCAAGCCCCTCCCTCAGCACCTTCAAGGAGAAGCCATCCAGGTAGACGAAAGCCATCTCCTCGGGTAAAGGCCGCCTCCGGAAACCCTCCACCCTCTCCAGCACCCCGTCCGTGATGGCGCTGACCGTCTCGTGGGTGTACCGGTGCCCCAGAAGGAGGCTCAGGACCTCGGCCGCCTTGCGCTGGCTGAGGCCTGCGGCGTAGAGGGCGATGGCCACCTCCCCCAGGTCCACGGTGCGGCGGGCGTAGGGTTGGAGGAAGCTGGGGTGGTACCGGCCTTCCCGGTCCCTGGGGACGGCCAGCTCCACCTGGCCGAAGGGGGTTTCCAGCTTGCGGGGGTAGTGGCCGTTTTTGCGCCCGCCGTGTTGCTGTAGGAAGGCTTCCCGGTCGGCTTCCAGGAGAACCTGCAAGACCTCGGTTACCGCTGCCGTTAACACTTCCTTCAAGAGCATCTGCAGGGTATGCTGGTCCATGGGGTACCTCCTCTTGCATCTGGTACCCCCCATTCATACACAAACCTCTACACAAAATTCCTTACACGACCTGCTACACCGTACTTCACACCCCATCGCGGTCAAACCGGTGACTCAAAACTCGCACCTCCCGCATACCCTGCATAAACCCACGCCGCTGCCCTCCCCCGGGGGCCACAGGCCTAGGGCATGGAGCTCCAGCAGGAGGACCCGGACCACCAGGTCCGGCAGCAAGACCCGGGCGGCCAACACCCCTGCCCCCCCACCAGGTGAGCCCTTCCTCCACCCGCACCCAGCGGGCCAAGAGGTAGGCCAAAAGGGGAAGCACCAGAAACCGATGTGCCCCGGCACTCTTCGCTCTCTGAGCAAGGGGAGGGCGAATTTCTAGATCCGAAACACCGGCAGGACCAGCCGGGGTAGGCCCATCCCCCCGGTGAGGAGGTCCAGGTACACCCTCAGGTAGGGCCAGAGGTTGAGGGGCAGATTGCGCTCGGCAAAGACCCGGAAGGTGGCCTCGTCGGGGAATAGGGGAGAGGCGTAGACCCCCTGGATCTCCAGCGCCATGCGTCCGAATGACCCCTCGGCGTCCTTCAGGTTTAGGTCCAGCCTGAGCCCTGCCCGGAATCCCCCTTCTTCCTCCTCGGGCCCCAGGGGCTTAAGGACCATCTCCACCGCCAGCTCCCCCGGGTGGGGCTTGCGATGGAGTTCCGCCTCCACCCGGGAGAGGAACACCTGCCGGATCTCCAGACCCCCGATGAAGCGGCCGTAGGCCTCGGGGTCTACCTCCGGAACCGCCTTGGCTTTGCTGGTCTTCTGACTTCTGCCCTTACCCTTTCCAGCCATGACTAGGCGGCGTGGGAAGCTTCGGAAGAGGCCTCACCCTTCCCCTCAGACCAGGAGAGGTGCACGGTCCAGACCCGAGGCAGGCCGGGGATCGCGCCCACGGGCAGGTAGGCCACCTCCCCCCCTTCCCGGTCCTGGAAGCCCAGGAGGAGCCGGTATCCCAGGGCGTCCGCGTAGCGGGCCAGGCTCTCTAGGGACATGGCCAGGCCCCCGTAGGCCTCCATCTGGGCCACCCGGCTCCGGTGCACCCCCATGCGCCGGGCCACCTCCTCCTGCTTGAGCCCCCGCTTCCGACGGAGCTCCTTGAGGAAGTGGCGGAGCTCCTCCTCCAGGCTCTCCCGGTAAAGCTCCTGGAAGGTACGGTCTTCCAGATCCTCCTGGAAGAACTCGTCCACGCTGGTGAGCTTGCGCATCGTGCGACCTCCCTTCACGGTTTTTCCTTTCTCCCCTTGGCCTTTTGGTTGTACTCCTCGTAGGCCCTCAGGGCGTACTCCACCAGGCTGGGGTCGGCCTTGCTCCTGGACTTCACCTCCCCTGCCGCCGCTACGAAGAGCTTTTCCTCCTGGCGCCAGTAGTAGATGCGCAGGCCGGAGCGGTGGCGGACCTCCCATATGGGCCCCCGGATGTGCTTCACCTGATCCGAGGAGGCCTGGAGCGCCGCGGTGGGGAGGAACTCGCGAAGGAGCCACATGGCCTTGGTGTAGAGATAGGGGTTGTCCCTCTTAAGCCTTCCGAGCCACTCCTTGATCTGGGAGCGGCCCTGGGGGTCCTGGTAGAGGACAACCTTCAATCCCCACCTCGTATGTTAGCTAAAAGTAACTTCTGGGTCAAGTTGCCTGGATCCCTCGTCCACATAGGAAAGCGAACTGCTGTCAGTGGATATTTTACAACCCAATCTCCTTTGTGGTGAAAGGACGGCCTTTTCAAACGCATGCCCCAATTCCTTCCCCCACCAGCCCGATGGCGGGCACCCGGTCCTTCGGGATTCCGGAAAAGAGGGCGTGAAAAGGACGCGAGGCGCAGGGACAAATCCCCCTCTCTTTAAGACCTCCCGCTGCGAGGCCTTTTCCTAAGTGTGCTTTCCAGAACAGAGACCGACGGGGAGGATATTGACTTTTAACTGACCGGATGGTTAAATAACCTTGGGAGGTGATCCCAAGTGCTGGTGTCGGAAGAAGCCCTTTTGGAGAGGATCCGCTCGGGGCGCTTGATTGAAGGGCCCGAGTACGCCACAGAGAAGTACCTGGAAGGCCTTAAGCGCACCCTGGTGGTTTCCGCGGATACAGAGCTCATCAGCGCCCCCGCCTACTTCCGTGCTGCCCAGGATGCTCCCAACATCAACGCCTACATCTCCGCTATGGGAATCATTCAGGACGAGCTGGGGCACGCCCACATCGCCTACCGCCTTCTCCGGGACCTCGGGGTGGATACGGATGCCCTGGTTTTCGAGCGGGATCCAAAGGCCTTCAAGCACCCCTACGCCTTTGATGTGCCTCTGGAGAGCTGGGTGGAGCTGGTGGTGGCCAACGCTTTCTACGACCGGGCCGGGTTTGTCCTGCTAGGGGACGTGTACCGGTCCACCTCTTACGGCCCTTGGAAGCGGGCCCTGGTGAAGGTGGACCGGGAGGAGAACTTCCACCTGCGCCACGGCGAAAGGTGGATGGAGATCCTGGCCCAGGACCCCGAGCAGAAGAAGAAGCTCCAGCGGGCTGTGGACTGGATGTTCGTCCTGACGCTGGAATGGTTTGGCCTTCCGGACAACCTCAAGCGCCACACGGAGCAGATCACCTACGGCCTCAAGGGGAAGACCAACGACCAGCTCCGGCAGGAGTGGATGAGCACCGCTGTTCCCCTCTGCGAACGTCTGGGCCTTAAGGTTCCGGCCCACTACGAGCCCGATCTGGGGCAGTACGTCATCGACGTACCCTTCCCGGCGGAGTTTGATGCGGAGAGAAAGGAGTGGCTCTTTGATAAGGGGCCCATCAGCTGGGACAGGGTGCTGGAGCGCTGGAAAGGCCGTGGCCCGGCCAATGAGGAGTTGGTGAAGGCCATCCAGAGGGGCTACGAGCAGATCCGTAAGGGGCTCAAGGCTTAGGGGGAGGCGGCCGTGCTGAACCAGGAAACCGTTTTGGAAGCCCTTAGGGAGGTCCTGGACCCCGAGTATCCGGTGAGCGTGGTGGACTTGGGCCTCATCCGGGGGGTGGAGGTGGAAGGGGGGCGGGTTCGGGTGCGCCTCACCTTTACCAGCCTGGGCTGCCCCTGCACGGAGATCATCCGCGAGGACATCGTGAACCGGTTGAAGGCCCTGGAGGGGGTGGATGAGGTCGTGGTGGAGGAGGTCTTCGAGCCCTGGTCGGCCAAGGACATCTCCCCCAGGGGTCGCTTGGTCCTTCTCCAGCTGGGGGTGGTTTGATGGGCTTGGTGGGCGGTGGCGAGAGGGTGGGGGAGTACTACGAGGTCTTCGCCCGTTACGAGCCGGAGGAGCCCCTTAGGCACATTGGGACAGTGCGGGCCAAGACCCCAAAGGACGCGGAGGTCTTCGCCTACACCCTCTACGACGAGTGGAAGTGGCGGGAGATGTTCGTGGTGCCCCGCCGGGAGCTGGTATGGGTGAGGAGGCCGGAATGAGGTACCTGGTGTTTGCCCGCAAGGCGTACGCGGAGCCCCTTCGGTACCAGGACGTTTTGGAGGCCGAGGGGAATCCTAAGGGAAAAGCCGAGCAGGCCTTTGGGGAGGAGTGGCTGGAGGTGGTTCTCGTGCCTGAGACGGCCGTCCGCTGGGTGGTGCGGGAGCGGGAGGAGGTGGCCCATGGCTAGCTGGCAGGAGAACGACCGGGCCCTAGCCGGCCTGGTGAACCTGGTGGTGGTGCTAGCGGACAACGAGTACTTCCTGGGCCGGCGCATCTCCGAGTGGGCCGTGGGGGCTCCAGGCCTCGAGGAGGCCGTGGCCTCCAGCGCCTTGGCCCAGGAGGAGCTGGGCCACGCCCGGGTCCTTTACCCCCTTCTTGAGGAGCTCCCCTTTCCCGGTTCCCCCGCCCCCCTGGAACGGGAGGGTGACCGCCGCCGCCGGTACAACCTGAGCTTTCTGGACCGCCCCTGGGGCACCTGGCCCGAGGCGGTGGCGGCGGCCTTCCTGGCCGACGCCGCCCTCACCACCATGCTGGAGCACCTGACCCTCTCGGCCTGGGAGCCCCTGGCCCGGCGTTCGGCCCGGATCCTCCAGGAGGAGCGCTTCCACCTGGAGTTCCTGGAGGGGCGGGTGCGGGATCTGGCCTCGGACCTGGGCCTGGCTGGAGAGCTGGAGAGGGAGCTTGGCCGTTTCCTCCCCGAGGTCCTCATGTGGTTCGGGCCCGAGGGGGAGGAAGGCGTGGTGGAGATGACCCGGGAGGGCCTCCTCCAGGGGGACAACGAGGCCTGGCGCCAGGCCTTCCTCCAGAGGGTCATGCCCCTCTTGTGGGAGGTGGGCCTGCACCCCCTGCGGGAGATCTCCTGGGACGTGGCCCGCAAGCGGTATGAGTACGGAGCGCTGCCATGGAAAGAGTGGAACCGATTGCAGAGAAGGCTGGAAGCCTTGGCCCGGACGGGCTGACCTGCCCCTGGTGCGGCTCCTCCGAGGTGGAGCGGGTGGGCTTCTACGGCCCCCAGCTCATGGGGGAGTCCTACCTCTGCCGGCGGTGCCGCAGCCCCTTCGAGCGCATCCGGAGGCGGGGGGAGGATGGCCGCGGTTGAGGCCTGGCGCGACGGGGGGGTCCTCTTCCTCCTCTTGAACCGCCCGGAGGCCAGGAACGCCCTGGATGGGGAGATGCTGGAGGCCCTGGAGGGGCACCTGGAGGAGGCGGCCGGGGACCCGGGGGTGCGGGGCCTGGTCTTGGGGGGGAAAGGGGAGGCCTTCTGCGCGGGGGTGAACCTGGCCCTCCTGGAAGGGGGGGATGAGCCCGACCCCCGGGCCCGGCGCCGCTTAAGCGAGCGGCTCACCCGGCTGGTGGGGGCCCTGGAGGAGCTGGAGAAACCGGTGGTGGCGGCCGTAAACGGCCCGGCCACAGGGCTGGGCCTGGCCCTGGTCCTGGCAGCGGATCTCCGGGTGGCGGCCCCCGAGGCCCGGCTCCTTTTCCGCGAGGGCCGCATCGGCCTCCTGCCCGCCCACGGGGGGCTGGCCCGCCTGGTCCGTTACCTGGGCCTGGGCCGGGCCCGGGACCTCCTCTTGGGAGGGGAGGAGCTGGACGCGGA includes:
- a CDS encoding helix-turn-helix domain-containing protein, coding for MRKLTSVDEFFQEDLEDRTFQELYRESLEEELRHFLKELRRKRGLKQEEVARRMGVHRSRVAQMEAYGGLAMSLESLARYADALGYRLLLGFQDREGGEVAYLPVGAIPGLPRVWTVHLSWSEGKGEASSEASHAA
- a CDS encoding enoyl-CoA hydratase/isomerase family protein; protein product: MAAVEAWRDGGVLFLLLNRPEARNALDGEMLEALEGHLEEAAGDPGVRGLVLGGKGEAFCAGVNLALLEGGDEPDPRARRRLSERLTRLVGALEELEKPVVAAVNGPATGLGLALVLAADLRVAAPEARLLFREGRIGLLPAHGGLARLVRYLGLGRARDLLLGGEELDAERAQAWGLFTEVVPRERLLETARARLERALERAPLSYALVKRLLLLSGQVDLESALFLEGLGQEILRGSEDHREGLAALRERRPPRFRGR
- a CDS encoding metal-sulfur cluster assembly factor, with the protein product MLNQETVLEALREVLDPEYPVSVVDLGLIRGVEVEGGRVRVRLTFTSLGCPCTEIIREDIVNRLKALEGVDEVVVEEVFEPWSAKDISPRGRLVLLQLGVV
- a CDS encoding Phenylacetic acid catabolic protein; protein product: MASWQENDRALAGLVNLVVVLADNEYFLGRRISEWAVGAPGLEEAVASSALAQEELGHARVLYPLLEELPFPGSPAPLEREGDRRRRYNLSFLDRPWGTWPEAVAAAFLADAALTTMLEHLTLSAWEPLARRSARILQEERFHLEFLEGRVRDLASDLGLAGELERELGRFLPEVLMWFGPEGEEGVVEMTREGLLQGDNEAWRQAFLQRVMPLLWEVGLHPLREISWDVARKRYEYGALPWKEWNRLQRRLEALARTG
- a CDS encoding Phenylacetic acid catabolic protein; translation: MLVSEEALLERIRSGRLIEGPEYATEKYLEGLKRTLVVSADTELISAPAYFRAAQDAPNINAYISAMGIIQDELGHAHIAYRLLRDLGVDTDALVFERDPKAFKHPYAFDVPLESWVELVVANAFYDRAGFVLLGDVYRSTSYGPWKRALVKVDREENFHLRHGERWMEILAQDPEQKKKLQRAVDWMFVLTLEWFGLPDNLKRHTEQITYGLKGKTNDQLRQEWMSTAVPLCERLGLKVPAHYEPDLGQYVIDVPFPAEFDAERKEWLFDKGPISWDRVLERWKGRGPANEELVKAIQRGYEQIRKGLKA